The uncultured Bacteroides sp. genome includes the window TTGCGTTTGTAAAGGCTCACCTTTCCTCTGCCTGCACCTACATATCCATAATCAGAGTCGGCCATTTCGCCGGGGCCATTTACAATACATCCCATAATGCCTATTTTCAAGCCTTTCAGATGAGCTGTAGCTGCTTTTACCCGTGCAATGGTGCTTTGCAAGCTGAAAAGCGTGCGGCCGCAACCCGGGCAAGAGATATATTCTGTTTTGCTTGTACGTACACGTCCGGCCTGCAAAATGCCAAAAGCTGTTGCATCTACAGTGGCATGGCTCAACGGGCCTTCGTTATACAAGAAGATACCGTCGCACAAACCATCTAATAGCAATGCGCCCATATCTGCTGCAGCTTTCACTTGTAAATCTTCGGCCAGTTCCTCCGTGTAATACTGAAAGATGACTACGGGGTTCTTCACTCCTTCATCCATTAGTTGATGCACAGAAGCTCTGTGTTCGCCTACCCGGTTGGGGTGGTTGCTTTGCAAAAGAAGAACAACTTCAGGATGTACTTTCAGGCAGGCTATCACTTCATCTGTTAAGGCCATATACGGCATAAAGAGAAATTTTAATTCAGCCTGACAGCTTCCTATGGCAATCAATTGTGTATGGTTGAAAACAGGCCAGCAGTTCTTACCTGCTGCGTCAAATAATGCTTTTTTAGATTCCCATGCATCTGCGTCGAGCATATAGTCGGATCCATCTTGAAATTCGGAAGGACATTCCTTTGCTGTATACAGATAATCAGGCGTAAACTGCGGGTTTACAGCAAACTTATTATCCAGACGGTCGGCAATAACCACCGGTACGTTTTCGCCGCCGATGTTTCTGATTGCATTTGTCTGCCTGCGCGTCGGGGCGAGATAGTTAAATCCTTTTGCTTCTACTCCCGGTATATAAGGATGTTTGTTTCGTAGGGCAATGTAGTCAACCAGTTTTCTGGCAACAGGAATCTCAGCTTCAGGCTCTTCACTAAGTGAAACGCGTATGGTATCACCATATCCGTCGGATAATAATGCTCCGATGCCTAAGGCCGATTTAATACGTCCGTCCTCTCCGTCTCCGGCTTCGGTTACACCCAGGTGGAGTGGAAATTTCATGCCTTCTTTTTGCATTACCTCAACCAGCAGCCGTACTGTTCTTACCATGACCACCGTATTTGATGCTTTGATAGAGATAATTACATCCATAAAGTTTTCGGCAACGCAAATGCGAAGGAACTCCATGCACGACTCTACCATTCCTGCGGGGGTGTCTCCATAACGAGTCATGATGCGGTCGGACAAAGATCCGTGATTTACTCCTATGCGCACAGCGGTATGGTTTTCCTTACATATATTAAGGAATATGACAAGCCGGTCACGGATTTTCGAGAGCTCTTGTGCATACTCCTCATCCGTATACTCCACGTGCTTAAAAGTACGGGGCGCATCCAGGTAATTACCCGGATTGATGCGTACTTTTTCTGCATACAGAGCCGCAATATCGGCCACCTTCGGAGTAAAATGTATGTCAGCTACCAGCGGATTCATGTATCCCTGGCTTCGTAAGCTGACATTGATGTTTTTTAGATTCTCGGCTTCTTTTACTCCCTGAGTGGTTAGGCGCACATAGTCACCTCCGGCATTTATAATTCTCTTAGCTTGTTCTACACAAGCTTCTGTATCTTGTGTAG containing:
- a CDS encoding 4-hydroxy-3-methylbut-2-en-1-yl diphosphate synthase gives rise to the protein MDLFNYSRRETSEVNVGEIPVGGQNLIRIQSMTNTSTQDTEACVEQAKRIINAGGDYVRLTTQGVKEAENLKNINVSLRSQGYMNPLVADIHFTPKVADIAALYAEKVRINPGNYLDAPRTFKHVEYTDEEYAQELSKIRDRLVIFLNICKENHTAVRIGVNHGSLSDRIMTRYGDTPAGMVESCMEFLRICVAENFMDVIISIKASNTVVMVRTVRLLVEVMQKEGMKFPLHLGVTEAGDGEDGRIKSALGIGALLSDGYGDTIRVSLSEEPEAEIPVARKLVDYIALRNKHPYIPGVEAKGFNYLAPTRRQTNAIRNIGGENVPVVIADRLDNKFAVNPQFTPDYLYTAKECPSEFQDGSDYMLDADAWESKKALFDAAGKNCWPVFNHTQLIAIGSCQAELKFLFMPYMALTDEVIACLKVHPEVVLLLQSNHPNRVGEHRASVHQLMDEGVKNPVVIFQYYTEELAEDLQVKAAADMGALLLDGLCDGIFLYNEGPLSHATVDATAFGILQAGRVRTSKTEYISCPGCGRTLFSLQSTIARVKAATAHLKGLKIGIMGCIVNGPGEMADSDYGYVGAGRGKVSLYKRKECIEKNIPEEEAVDKLIALIKANGDYVEEN